The nucleotide window GCGACGGTGTCGGGGCGGGCGTTGATGCCCAGCATGAACCGCGCGGGATCGCCCGGTGCCACCTCGACCACCGCGAAGATGACCAGCGAGGCGAGCAGCAGGCTCGCGGCGAGAATGCCCAATCGTTTCAGCGCGTAGGACAGCATGCGGCAGAGCCTATGCGGCAGCGCGGCGACGGTCCAGCGGGATCGCGGCTCACCGGGCCAGCAGTTCGAGCGGATCGTAGCCCGGCCCATTTTCCCAGGCGACCTGCGGCAGGCTGTCGGGCTTGAAGCGCAGCTCGGCCATCTCGGACCTGCTGACGAAGCGGCGGGTGTGGACGACGCCCTCGGGATCGCGCCAGTCCTCTGAGAGCGCGCCTTCGGTCAGGGTGCAGCGAAAGAAGATCTCAACCTGGTGAAAGCCGCTTCCGGGGTCGTGGTAT belongs to Salipiger profundus and includes:
- a CDS encoding NUDIX domain-containing protein gives rise to the protein MSSPRLAARAVILHENRLLLVNAWPGHRSDLWCAPGGGVEPGASLPDNLAREVHEETGLTVAVGAPCLVNEYHDPGSGFHQVEIFFRCTLTEGALSEDWRDPEGVVHTRRFVSRSEMAELRFKPDSLPQVAWENGPGYDPLELLAR